One Intestinimonas butyriciproducens genomic window, CTGGGCGGTGGGAGAAACGATGGCGGAATTGGTATGGGCCAGCTTGGCTTGGAACACGCCGTCCTCATACAGCAGGTGGAATACGATGGTATTCTCGTCAGGACACTCCATGGACTCGATAGAACCGGCGATGGAGGCCCGGGCGGAGCCGAAGTCCGGATCCTGGATCAGCTCGAAGGTGTATTTGACGGCCTCGGAATTGAACGGCGTCCCATCCTGGAAGGTGACCCCTTCCCGCAGCTTGATGGTCACGGTCAGACCATCTTCAGAATATTCCGGTTCGCTGACCGCCAGCAGGGAATCATACGCACCGGTCTCCGGGTTGATGCGGTACAGGGTCTCATAGATCTGAGCGTTGACATAGGTGGAGGCACTGTCGTTTGTGCGCAGGGGGTCAAAGCCGGTAAAGGGTGCGGTGAGGACGATGTTGAACATCTTTCCCTCGCCTGCGTCTCCCTCGGTGCTGGCACTGGCGCCGGGTGTCGTGCCGCTGGGCGTGGTGGTGCCGCTGCACCCGGCCAGCAGGCTGAGGCCCAGAGCACAGGCCGCAGTAAGGCTGACGAGTTTCTTCCAAGTTTTCATGGTATTCTCTCCTTTTCATATGGATTATATTGACACGCCGGCTTGTAGGCCGACAGGCACCCCTTAATCCCGCAGGCTGGGGTCAAGGATGTCCCGTAGCTTATCCCCCAAAATATTGAAGCAGATGACGGTGATCATGACTGCGATGCCGGGGATGAAAATGAGACTGGGCCGGTCCCACAGGTACTGCTTGCCAATGGCGATCATCCCTCCCCACTCCGGCATGGGCGGCGTCACACCCATGCCCAAATAGCTCAGCGTGGATATGGAGATGATGGACGTGGCCATGCGCATCGTGGCGATGACGATGATCACAGGCAGGCAATTTTTCAAGATGTGCACAAAAATGATGCGGGAGTCCTGTGCGCCCAAGGAGCGGGTGGCCATAATATAGTCCTCTTCCTTCACCTGGAGCACCTTGCCGCGGACCATCCGGGCAAAGCTGGGAATGGACCAAATGCTGATGGCCAGCATGGCGTTGAAGGTATTGACCCCAAGCATCGCGATGATCAGCATGGCCAGCAGGATGCCCGGAAAGGTAAACAGGAGATCCATGACCCGCATGATGGGATTGTCCAGCCGCTTATAGTATCCCGCCAACAGACCGCAGATGACGCCGGCCACCAGCCCCATGGCGGTGGAGACAAAGCCCACCATCAGGGAGATCCGCCCGCCGTACAGGAGGCGTGAGAGCGTATCCCGCCCATACTGGTCTGTTCCCAGTATATGGCCGGGCACATACTGATCCCGGGCGTTGTATTTCGAGTCCTCAGGATCGGTCACCGCCGTCCATTGGGCCCAGAAGCCCGGGGCCAGCGCATGGGCTGGGTCCTGCTCTTCATACCCATAGGGCGCGATAAAAGGGGCCAGGGCCACCAGAAGGATCTCCAGAATCAGGACCACAAAGCAGACCGTGGCCAGTTTATTCTGAAGCAGTTTCTGAAAGGCCGCACGGACTGGATTGCCGTGCTTGTTACTCTCATCCATCGTGCTCCCCTCCTTATTCATAACTGATGCGCGGATCAATCACACAGTACAGAATATCCACCGCAAGGTTGATCAGGATAAAAATGGTGGCAATGACCAGCACTGTGCTCTGCACCACCGGATAATTGCGGTTGTTGATGGCGGTGATCAGATAAGTGCCCACGCCGTTGATCACGAACACCTGTTCGGTGATGATGGCGCCGCCCAGCAGGCCGCCAAAGCTAGTGCCAAACTGCGTGACCAGCGGGATGAGCGCATTGCGCAGGGCGTGTCCCAGAATGATGGTTTTCCGCTTGAGTCCCTTGCTTTTTGCGGTGCGGATGTAGTCGGACTGGAGCACGTCCAGCATGGCCGAGCGCCCGATGCGGGTAAAGCTGGCGATGGTGGCCGTGCTCAGGGCGATGGCCGGCAAGATCGCCTGCTTGAACCCGGTGGCCGTCCAGAAATAGTGCGTCATGCCGCCGGTGGGAAGCCATCCCAGTTTGACGGAGAAGACGTACATCAGCAGGGTCCCCAGCAAAAAATTGGGGATGGAAATCCCGACCAGCGAGCTTGTGGTCAGAATGTTGTCTGCCAGCTTGTCCTTTTTCAGCGCCGTGAGGATCCCACAGGGGATGCCCACCAGTACGGCCAGGATCATACTGGCACAGGCCAGGTTCAAAGTGTTGGGCAGACGGACCAGGATCTCGTCCAGAATGGGCTGTCGCGAGGTGTAGGAAGTGCCCAGATTCAGGGTGAGCAAATTTTTAAGATAGAGCAGATACTGCACCAAAAAAGGGCGGTCCAATCCCAGGCTGGCCCGCACCGCCTCAATGTCCGCTTCCGTGGCGCTGGGGCCCGCCACCATGGTGGCGGGATCACCGGGGGCGATATAGAGACTTGCAAACACGATAAAGCTCATGCCCAGCAGGAGCAGGAGCATCAATAAGATTCGTTTGACAATGTACCTTCGCATGGACGGCGCCTCCCGTGTGATGAAAGTCTGCGGTTATGTTTTGTCTATCTATGAAATCAATTTTTTTCCTTATCATAAATCAACAACTCTACTTTTGCAACACTTTAATCTGCTACGTTGTCAAAGTTTCTGTTTGTGACAAAAAGTGAGAAAGATCGGGGAATATTTTCAGCATATTCTCTTGTTCCCCTAAAAGCCTCTGGTTTTTCAGCGCAAAAAGGGGCGGCTCTTACAACAAAGAGCCGCCCCTTTTTCCTTTCATTTGTCAACCTGCCCGCCTGTTTTCCAGTATACCGTGATAAAGAACATGCCGTCGTGCAGCTCCGCCGTTACCCGGTGTCCCATTCGCTCCACCAGGGCCTTCACAATGGCCAGTCCCAGGCCGGTGGACTGGCCGGTGCGCATCTTGTCCGCGGTAAAGAACCGGTCAAACACGTGCTGGACATCCTCTTCCGTCAGCCCGGAGGTGTCGTTGGCAAAGACAGAGAGCAGCTCGCTCCCCTCCCGGCGGAGGCGGATATCCATGCGCGTTTGGCCATGCTCCAGGGCGTTGCGGATCAGGTTGGTAAAGACCCGCAGCACCCCCGCGGGGTCTGCCATCACGGCGGGCAGGTTCTCCGCCAGCTCCACAGTGGTCTCAAACCCGGCCTCCTCGAAGTCGTTATAAAACTCTGCCGCCAGCTCGCTGAGGATGTGATAGAGGTCCACCTTCTCCCTGGAGAGCGGGTACTCTCCCCCCTCCAGCCGGGAGAGCTCGTAGAAGCTGGTGATCAGGCTCTGGAGGCTTTTGGCCCGCCCCCTGACGATCTCCAGATACTCCCCTCGCTCCTCCTGCGTGAGGCTATCCCCCTCCAAAAGCTGGAGATAGCCCAAAATAGAGGTGAGCGGCGTGCGGAGGTCGTGAGAGATGTTGGATATCTGCTGCCGGATGGCCCGCTCCTGCCTGCGGTGCTCCGCCGCGTCGTCCTGACGGAGCCGCAGCAGCGCGTTGATAGAGGCCAGGAGTTCTTCGGCGGCCCGATTGGGCGCCGCCATCCGCACCGGCGCGCCCGGCAGCTCCCGGAGCTGCCTGGCACAGGAGCGGATGTCCTTCTCCAGCGTATAGAGCCGCAGGCCCAGCGCCGCGCACAGCGCGGCAAGCAGCAGGGCGGCTGTTATGAGCATATTTCGACCTCCTTGTCACCGGATCTCCCTCCGCCGGAACAGGACCAGCCCCACAGCCGAGGTGAGGAGCAGCCACAAAAGGCCCGTGATCCAGCTCTCAAGGACCCCCGGCGGCACGGCCTCAGTGCCGTAAGTGAAAAAGCCGCTTGTGAGGAGGTAGGGCCGCACCGCCTCCGCCACCGAGTTGATCAGCAGCCCCAAAGGCCCCAGGCCGTGGATTTGTGCCGCACTCAGAAACAGCTCCCCGAAGGTGAGATATCCATAATAGACCACCGCGCCCAGACCGCTGCTGCGCAGGGAAAAGCACAGAAGATGAGCAAGTCCCACCGCCCCAATATACCGCGGAAACGCCGACAGTGTCCCCGTCAGCAGCCCTGCCCAGGCAAGGAGAAGGCGGTCCGGCTGGATCTGCCGGTGCTCCGAGAGCGGGAATCCCACTGCGAAAAAGACGGCCGCTGTCAGTAGGAACAGCACAGTACCCGCCAGCAGAGCGGAGCAGAGCTTGCCCAGATAGATGCGGCCCCAAGGCAGGCCGTAGGACACCTCATTGCGCAGCGTCCCCAAGCGCCTGGCCTCCCCGTCTGCCAGAGCGGCCAGGGGATAGCCGAGATAGAGCCCTATCACCAGGAAATCGCGGAAGCCCTCCATGGTCTGATGCAGGGGCGCGCCCGTCCAGGACAGGGCCACAACGCCCACCAAGAGCAGGTAGGCCGCGCACCAGATCAGATCCAGCCGCCGCCGGGTCATCCGCCAGAGCTCGGCGCTGAGATAGTTGAGCACGGCGGTTCACCCCCTTAGCTGATTTCCCTTTTTCGAAAGGTCAGGACGCCTGCGGCGGTGGTCGCCAGGAACCATCCGATCCCCACGGCCCAGGCCCAGCCCACCACAGACCAGTCGCCGATGCGGTCCATAATGCCCTCCAGCGGAGTGGTGAGCAGGATATCATGCAGCCGCAGCAGCAGTTCCCCCGCCATCGGGGAGGGCACTCTCACGACCAGGGCCAGGAGCGCGATGATCTGTCCCATCAGGGCCACCACGCCTACGGCGATGAGGCTGGCCGCAGTACTGCTCTTCAAGAGGAAAAAGCACATGTAAAAGAGCGCCTGGGCGCCCAGCCACACAGGCAGGGCCGCCAGCAGGGCAAAGCCCACACACTTCAGCGCCTCCAGCCAGGCCCCGTCTCCCGGCAGCAGAACTTTGCACAGAAGGCCGTACCAGAGTAGGATCACCACACAAGACGCCAGAGAGACCAGACAGCCCACCGCCAGCTTGCCCAGATAAATTCGGGCTCTGGGGATGCCGTATGCCACTTCATTTTTCAGCGTATTGAATTTATACTGGTCGGAAAAGACCATATCCGTGGTAATGGCGGAGGCATAATAGCCCATGGTCAGCAGATACAGCACCATGGTAAAACCAGTTGAGGCGGACATGTTCGTCATATCGCCGTTCATCCACGCCCACATGCACACCAGCAGCGCCTCCAGCCCTCCCACGATGAGGAGAAACCCCCACAGGTATTTTCTGTGGGTGACCTTGTAGACCTCTGCCCGAATATAATCAACCATGGCGGACGCCTCCGATCAGGCTCAGGAAATAGTCCTCCAGGGTGGTGTTTTTGTTCTCCGCACTGAACAGGGCCACGTCGGCCTCCACCAGCGCCGCCGTCACATCCTGCGGGCGGTCGAGGAAATGATAGAGCCGCAGGATATTCCCCGGCAGCACCTCATAGTCCCGAGTCCCCAGCCGCTGCTCCAGTACCAGCGCGGCCCGGGAGGCGTCGTCGACGGTGAGCTGAAGGCAGGCCCGGCACTTTTCGCTCAGCCGTCCGACCGAGACCTGCTCCAACATTCTCCCCTGGTCGAGGAAGCCGTAATGCGTGGCGATATTGGACAGCTCGGAGAGGATATGGCTTGAGATGAGGATGGTGGTCTCCCGCTGGCGGTTGAGCTCCAGCAGGATGCTGCGGAACTCCACGATGCCCTCCGGATCCAAGCCGTTGATGGGCTCGTCGAGCAGCAGCAGATCCGGATGGTTCATCAGGGCCAGCGCCAGCCCCAGGCGCTGCTTCATCCCCAGGGAGAACTGCTTGAACTTCTTTTTGCCGGCGTCGTGGAGGCCCACCTGCTCCAGAGCGCGGTCCACACAGGCCTCCCCGGGGATCCCCCTCTGGCGGCGGTAATACTCCAGGTTCTCCCGCGCCGTCAGATAGGGGTAAAAGCTGGGGATCTCCACCATGGCCCCGACCCGGGCCCGGGCGGCGGAGATCCCCTTCTCATCGGTCTCTCCGAAGAGCTCGATCTCCCCGGAGGTGGGCACGGTCTGGGCGGTCAGCATGCGGATGATCGTGGTCTTGCCCGCGCCGTTGCGCCCCACCAGGCCGTAGATCTGCCCTTTTTCGATATAGAGGTCCACGCCCTCCACCGCCGCAGCGCCGCCGTACTTTTTGGTCAGTGCGCGGGTCACCAGTATGGGTTCCGACATATGGCATCAGCCTTTCTATTTTGGGATCATGATGCCAGTATAGGGGACAGTCAACAAATCCCCCTAAATGAAAGGTGAAGAAATCATAAAGTTTCCTGCTGATCGTTCATTTTGAACCCGATCCCCCAGACCGTCTTGATATATTCCCGGTCCGAGGCCTTCGCCAGCTTGGAGCGGAGATTGGAAATATGGACGTTCACCGTGTTGTCGTCCCCGAAATATTCCCCGCCCCAGACATTTTCATAGAGCTGTTCCCGGGTGTACACCTTCTTGGGGTGGGACATCAGCAGCGCCAGGATCTCAAACTCCCGCGCGGTGAGAGGGACCTCCTTCCCCGCTGCCGTCACCCGGACGGACTCCCGGTCCAGGACCAGGTCCGCGTGGGTCAGCAGCCCCTGTCCGCTTCCCGCCGGAGCGGAGAACTGCTTATAGCGCCGGAGCTGCGCCTCTACCCTAGCCAGTACCTCGGCATTGTCGAAAGGCTTGGGAATGAAGTCGTCCGCCCCCAACCGCAGCACGTTGACCCGGTCCTCCAGCCCCGCCTTGGCGGAGAGGACCAGGATCGGCATCGTCTTTTTCTTCCGCATCTGGGCGATGAACTCCTCCCCGGTAAGGCCGGGGAGCATCAGGTCCAGCAGCACCAGATCATAATCATACTGCTCCGCCCACAGTACGGCCTCGCTGCCGGAGAAAGCGGGGCGTACGTCGT contains:
- a CDS encoding ABC transporter permease, translating into MDESNKHGNPVRAAFQKLLQNKLATVCFVVLILEILLVALAPFIAPYGYEEQDPAHALAPGFWAQWTAVTDPEDSKYNARDQYVPGHILGTDQYGRDTLSRLLYGGRISLMVGFVSTAMGLVAGVICGLLAGYYKRLDNPIMRVMDLLFTFPGILLAMLIIAMLGVNTFNAMLAISIWSIPSFARMVRGKVLQVKEEDYIMATRSLGAQDSRIIFVHILKNCLPVIIVIATMRMATSIISISTLSYLGMGVTPPMPEWGGMIAIGKQYLWDRPSLIFIPGIAVMITVICFNILGDKLRDILDPSLRD
- a CDS encoding ABC transporter permease, encoding MRRYIVKRILLMLLLLLGMSFIVFASLYIAPGDPATMVAGPSATEADIEAVRASLGLDRPFLVQYLLYLKNLLTLNLGTSYTSRQPILDEILVRLPNTLNLACASMILAVLVGIPCGILTALKKDKLADNILTTSSLVGISIPNFLLGTLLMYVFSVKLGWLPTGGMTHYFWTATGFKQAILPAIALSTATIASFTRIGRSAMLDVLQSDYIRTAKSKGLKRKTIILGHALRNALIPLVTQFGTSFGGLLGGAIITEQVFVINGVGTYLITAINNRNYPVVQSTVLVIATIFILINLAVDILYCVIDPRISYE
- a CDS encoding sensor histidine kinase — its product is MLITAALLLAALCAALGLRLYTLEKDIRSCARQLRELPGAPVRMAAPNRAAEELLASINALLRLRQDDAAEHRRQERAIRQQISNISHDLRTPLTSILGYLQLLEGDSLTQEERGEYLEIVRGRAKSLQSLITSFYELSRLEGGEYPLSREKVDLYHILSELAAEFYNDFEEAGFETTVELAENLPAVMADPAGVLRVFTNLIRNALEHGQTRMDIRLRREGSELLSVFANDTSGLTEEDVQHVFDRFFTADKMRTGQSTGLGLAIVKALVERMGHRVTAELHDGMFFITVYWKTGGQVDK
- a CDS encoding ABC transporter permease, coding for MVDYIRAEVYKVTHRKYLWGFLLIVGGLEALLVCMWAWMNGDMTNMSASTGFTMVLYLLTMGYYASAITTDMVFSDQYKFNTLKNEVAYGIPRARIYLGKLAVGCLVSLASCVVILLWYGLLCKVLLPGDGAWLEALKCVGFALLAALPVWLGAQALFYMCFFLLKSSTAASLIAVGVVALMGQIIALLALVVRVPSPMAGELLLRLHDILLTTPLEGIMDRIGDWSVVGWAWAVGIGWFLATTAAGVLTFRKREIS
- a CDS encoding ATP-binding cassette domain-containing protein yields the protein MSEPILVTRALTKKYGGAAAVEGVDLYIEKGQIYGLVGRNGAGKTTIIRMLTAQTVPTSGEIELFGETDEKGISAARARVGAMVEIPSFYPYLTARENLEYYRRQRGIPGEACVDRALEQVGLHDAGKKKFKQFSLGMKQRLGLALALMNHPDLLLLDEPINGLDPEGIVEFRSILLELNRQRETTILISSHILSELSNIATHYGFLDQGRMLEQVSVGRLSEKCRACLQLTVDDASRAALVLEQRLGTRDYEVLPGNILRLYHFLDRPQDVTAALVEADVALFSAENKNTTLEDYFLSLIGGVRHG
- a CDS encoding response regulator transcription factor, yielding MDMYHILVVEDDQDINRLLCRILTDGGYDVRPAFSGSEAVLWAEQYDYDLVLLDLMLPGLTGEEFIAQMRKKKTMPILVLSAKAGLEDRVNVLRLGADDFIPKPFDNAEVLARVEAQLRRYKQFSAPAGSGQGLLTHADLVLDRESVRVTAAGKEVPLTAREFEILALLMSHPKKVYTREQLYENVWGGEYFGDDNTVNVHISNLRSKLAKASDREYIKTVWGIGFKMNDQQETL